The following proteins are co-located in the Flammeovirga kamogawensis genome:
- the hemG gene encoding protoporphyrinogen oxidase has protein sequence MRIGIIGGGISGLTTAFLLKEKGFDCVVLEAAQTLGGCIKTDTINDRIYENGPNSLLLTESHLDLINRLGITDELLEAEDVNKDRYILRDGKYRILPSGPQNFFSNSFFSWSSKFKIMTEFWRKNKPTSENESLYDFINRRFNQEICDYALDPFVSGIYAGDAKKLAVKAAFPALYEAEKEYGSIIKGMIKSSKKNKEEGAPTQRKKAFSFKKGLTTFIEGLASQVEVKLNTKVLDIKKNENQFEILTENETLVFDKIIVTSSAHTTAKFIKNLMPSISIQLNNLYAPPMCIVHSVYKKDDVERPIGFGGLNPYLEKTFTSGSIWSSCIFPNRAGKDEVLITSFVGGVQRAKNTSLSDEEIKDNVKNELAKTLNFKEEPVFQKTYKWEKAIPQYSAEILKLWDDLKSNAIPNLYFNANWKGGISVPNCIDNSIKLVDSLDK, from the coding sequence ATGAGAATAGGAATTATTGGAGGTGGAATATCAGGTCTCACAACAGCTTTTTTATTAAAAGAAAAAGGTTTTGATTGTGTTGTTTTAGAAGCAGCTCAAACTCTTGGGGGGTGTATAAAAACAGATACTATTAATGATAGGATTTATGAAAATGGACCGAACTCACTTTTATTAACTGAAAGTCATCTAGATTTAATTAATAGGCTTGGTATAACTGATGAATTGTTAGAAGCTGAAGATGTTAATAAAGACCGATATATTCTTAGAGATGGGAAGTATAGAATTTTACCTTCAGGGCCTCAAAACTTCTTCTCAAATTCATTTTTCTCTTGGTCATCAAAATTTAAAATAATGACTGAATTCTGGCGTAAAAATAAACCAACGTCAGAAAATGAATCACTATATGATTTTATAAATAGAAGATTTAATCAAGAAATTTGTGATTATGCACTAGATCCATTTGTTTCTGGAATTTATGCTGGAGATGCTAAAAAGTTAGCAGTAAAAGCTGCTTTCCCGGCATTATATGAAGCTGAAAAGGAATATGGCTCAATAATCAAAGGAATGATTAAATCTTCCAAAAAGAATAAAGAGGAAGGGGCTCCAACTCAAAGAAAAAAAGCATTTAGCTTTAAGAAAGGATTGACTACTTTTATTGAAGGTCTCGCATCACAAGTTGAGGTGAAATTAAATACTAAAGTTTTAGATATAAAAAAGAATGAAAATCAATTTGAAATTCTTACAGAAAACGAAACCTTAGTATTTGATAAAATTATTGTTACTTCATCAGCTCATACAACGGCAAAATTTATTAAAAATTTAATGCCTTCAATTTCTATCCAACTTAATAATCTTTATGCACCACCAATGTGTATTGTTCACTCAGTGTATAAAAAAGATGATGTTGAACGTCCTATTGGTTTTGGTGGACTGAACCCATATTTAGAAAAAACTTTCACTTCTGGAAGCATATGGAGTAGCTGTATTTTTCCAAATAGAGCAGGAAAAGACGAAGTTCTAATAACAAGTTTTGTAGGCGGTGTTCAAAGAGCTAAAAACACCTCACTTTCAGATGAAGAAATTAAGGATAATGTTAAGAATGAATTAGCAAAAACTTTGAACTTTAAAGAAGAACCTGTCTTTCAAAAAACGTACAAATGGGAAAAGGCAATACCACAATATTCTGCAGAAATTTTAAAACTTTGGGATGATTTAAAATCAAATGCAATCCCAAATCTATATTTTAATGCAAATTGGAAAGGAGGAATTTCAGTTCCGAATTGCATTGATAATTCAATTAAATTAGTCGATTCTCTAGATAAATAA
- a CDS encoding DUF983 domain-containing protein produces MAKSKIQAIVSRKCPSCREGDIFTNSALSTKFSKINKRCKVCNATFEPETGFYFGAMYVSYGINVALMFATLFFTYFIFDPENPLVYIFAATIPMMIFMPFIFRLSRSIYLHLFGGIPYQSKGDK; encoded by the coding sequence ATGGCTAAATCAAAAATACAAGCTATTGTATCTCGAAAATGCCCAAGTTGTAGGGAAGGAGATATATTTACAAATAGTGCACTATCAACTAAATTTTCAAAAATAAATAAGCGCTGTAAAGTGTGTAATGCAACTTTTGAACCTGAAACGGGTTTCTATTTTGGTGCTATGTACGTTAGTTATGGTATCAATGTAGCATTAATGTTTGCAACATTATTTTTCACCTATTTTATTTTCGACCCTGAGAATCCATTAGTATATATTTTTGCAGCAACTATACCAATGATGATATTTATGCCTTTCATTTTTAGATTATCAAGATCTATATATCTCCATTTATTTGGAGGAATTCCTTATCAATCAAAAGGGGACAAATAA
- a CDS encoding peroxiredoxin family protein: MLKDIELLTSEGVVFRFNDIVHKKLQITFLASCNAKLDIEHLKEIKSVYQSILNKHFYPIVIINSSDSLLQKNIKKLKLPFKVLSDPSARIAKKFNCFLRPIGIVQRSTIWFDKEKKQLAKINYMSDISYHINYLHKL, encoded by the coding sequence ATGTTAAAAGATATAGAGCTTCTTACTTCTGAGGGTGTGGTTTTTAGATTTAATGATATAGTTCATAAAAAGCTACAAATAACTTTTTTAGCATCATGTAATGCTAAATTAGATATTGAACATTTAAAAGAAATAAAATCTGTTTATCAAAGCATTTTGAATAAGCACTTCTACCCTATTGTAATTATCAACAGTAGTGATTCTTTACTTCAAAAAAACATTAAAAAATTAAAACTACCGTTTAAAGTTTTATCTGATCCAAGTGCAAGAATTGCTAAAAAGTTTAATTGTTTTTTAAGGCCAATTGGCATTGTACAACGCTCAACAATTTGGTTTGATAAAGAGAAAAAGCAACTTGCAAAAATTAATTATATGTCTGATATATCTTATCATATAAATTATTTACATAAGCTTTAA
- a CDS encoding cell division ATP-binding protein FtsE: MNHIVSLRNVKVKYEDAVVFSDINLDIAKGEFIYLLGPTGSGKSSILKLLYADLHPSEGVIKVNNFQVSSIDEKQIPFLRRSLGVIFQDFELLTDRNILENLIFVMKATGWSSKTAMLTKVDDLLDLVKLPKIIKEKMPHQLSGGEQQRVAIARALVNNPDLIIADEPTGNLDPKVSRSILQLFSEINESGTSVIMATHQHSFLKINPQRTIICEGSEIKDISKEQVQQKLDLGNQNG, from the coding sequence ATGAATCACATAGTATCTTTAAGAAATGTAAAAGTAAAATACGAAGATGCAGTAGTATTTTCTGATATCAATTTAGATATTGCTAAGGGTGAATTTATATATTTACTTGGACCAACAGGTAGTGGTAAATCATCCATCTTAAAATTACTTTATGCTGATTTGCATCCATCCGAAGGGGTAATTAAAGTTAATAATTTTCAAGTATCTTCTATTGACGAAAAACAAATACCTTTTTTGAGGAGATCTTTAGGTGTAATTTTTCAAGATTTTGAGCTTTTAACAGATCGTAATATTCTTGAAAACTTAATTTTTGTAATGAAAGCTACTGGTTGGTCTAGTAAAACAGCTATGCTTACTAAAGTAGATGATTTATTAGATTTAGTTAAGTTACCTAAAATTATTAAAGAAAAAATGCCGCATCAGTTGTCTGGAGGAGAACAACAAAGAGTTGCTATCGCAAGAGCCTTAGTAAACAATCCAGACTTAATAATTGCCGATGAGCCAACAGGTAATTTAGACCCTAAAGTATCAAGGTCAATTCTTCAACTATTTTCAGAAATTAATGAAAGTGGGACAAGTGTAATAATGGCAACGCATCAACATTCTTTTTTAAAAATCAACCCTCAAAGAACAATAATTTGTGAAGGTTCTGAAATTAAAGATATTTCTAAAGAACAAGTTCAACAAAAATTAGATTTAGGAAATCAAAATGGCTAA
- the fsa gene encoding fructose-6-phosphate aldolase: MKFFIDTANLEEIKEAHALGVLDGVTTNPSLMAKVGVKGTKAVNAHYKAICEITDGDVSAEVLSTNYEDMIKEGEILAAIDPKIVVKVPMIEDGVKAIKYFSSKGIDTNCTLIFSAGQALLAAKAGATYVSPFIGRLDDVSTDGLQLVEDIVDIFENYGFGTQVLAASVRHPMHILDCAKLGADVATCPLSAIKALLNHPLTDKGLAQFVADAKKMEE; encoded by the coding sequence ATGAAATTTTTTATAGACACAGCTAACTTAGAAGAAATTAAAGAAGCACATGCTTTAGGTGTATTGGATGGTGTAACAACTAACCCGTCATTAATGGCTAAAGTAGGTGTTAAAGGAACTAAGGCTGTAAATGCACACTACAAAGCTATCTGTGAAATCACTGACGGTGATGTGAGTGCTGAAGTACTTTCTACAAATTATGAGGACATGATTAAAGAAGGTGAAATCCTTGCAGCAATCGACCCTAAAATTGTAGTAAAAGTACCTATGATTGAAGACGGTGTGAAAGCAATCAAATATTTTTCTAGTAAAGGGATTGATACAAACTGTACTTTAATTTTTTCTGCTGGACAGGCATTATTAGCAGCTAAGGCTGGAGCTACGTATGTATCGCCATTTATTGGTAGATTAGACGATGTTTCTACAGATGGTTTACAATTAGTAGAAGATATTGTAGATATTTTTGAAAACTACGGTTTTGGTACGCAAGTATTAGCTGCATCAGTACGTCACCCAATGCATATTTTAGATTGTGCAAAATTAGGTGCAGATGTTGCAACTTGCCCATTAAGTGCAATAAAAGCATTATTAAATCATCCTTTAACAGATAAAGGTTTAGCTCAGTTTGTTGCTGATGCTAAGAAAATGGAGGAGTAA
- the ffh gene encoding signal recognition particle protein: MFDNLSNRIDRALKNIKGEGSISEINVASTVKEIRRALLEADVNFKVAKEITNEIREQALGQNILIDVKPGQLFTKIVSDKLTELMGGDMVPFTPTGSPATVLIAGLQGSGKTTFTGKLGLRLKKQGKQVLLVAADVYRPAAIDQLETLGEQTGVEVYTERENKNPVSIAENAIKYAKENGKSIVVVDTAGRLAVDEQMMNEIEAVKKAVNPSETLFVVDSMTGQDAVNTAKTFNDRLDFDGVVLTKLDGDTRGGAALSIRRVVEKPIKFISTGEKLENTLDEFYPERMAQRILGMGDVVSLVERAQEAFDEEEARRLNKKLRKNQFDFNDLLSQIQHIKKMGDLKDLIGMVPGLNKMVKDQEIDSDAFKPVEAIIQSMTPYEKANPDSLDQSRKKRLAAGSGTSVQQVNNLIKQFEEMRKMMRKVNKMSGIPGMGKKGGAKGGKKGSLRSRLGGRKK, from the coding sequence ATGTTTGATAATCTTAGTAACAGAATAGATCGTGCCTTAAAGAACATTAAAGGTGAAGGTTCGATCAGCGAAATTAACGTAGCTTCTACTGTTAAGGAAATTCGTCGTGCTCTATTAGAAGCCGATGTTAACTTTAAAGTAGCAAAAGAAATTACGAATGAAATTCGTGAGCAAGCACTAGGACAAAATATTCTTATAGATGTAAAACCTGGTCAATTATTTACAAAAATTGTAAGTGATAAACTAACTGAGTTAATGGGTGGCGATATGGTACCTTTTACTCCAACAGGAAGTCCAGCTACAGTTTTAATTGCAGGTTTACAAGGTTCTGGTAAAACTACTTTTACTGGTAAACTAGGTTTAAGATTAAAAAAGCAAGGTAAACAAGTTTTATTAGTTGCTGCAGATGTTTACAGACCTGCCGCAATTGATCAATTAGAAACACTTGGTGAACAAACAGGTGTTGAAGTTTATACTGAGCGTGAAAATAAAAATCCAGTTTCTATTGCTGAGAATGCTATTAAGTATGCAAAAGAAAATGGTAAATCTATTGTTGTTGTCGATACAGCTGGTCGTTTAGCAGTAGACGAGCAAATGATGAATGAGATTGAAGCAGTTAAAAAAGCTGTCAATCCTTCAGAAACTTTATTTGTTGTTGATTCAATGACAGGTCAAGATGCAGTAAATACGGCAAAAACTTTCAACGATAGACTAGATTTTGATGGAGTTGTTCTAACTAAGTTAGATGGTGATACTCGTGGTGGTGCTGCCTTATCTATTCGTAGAGTAGTAGAAAAGCCTATTAAGTTTATATCTACTGGTGAAAAACTAGAGAATACTCTAGATGAATTTTACCCAGAGCGTATGGCTCAACGTATTCTTGGTATGGGTGATGTTGTCTCTTTAGTAGAAAGAGCACAAGAAGCATTCGATGAAGAAGAGGCGAGAAGATTAAATAAGAAGCTCCGTAAGAACCAGTTTGATTTTAATGATCTTCTTTCTCAAATTCAGCACATCAAAAAGATGGGTGATTTGAAAGACTTAATTGGAATGGTACCTGGTTTAAATAAAATGGTTAAAGATCAAGAAATTGATTCTGATGCATTTAAGCCAGTAGAAGCTATTATCCAATCTATGACCCCTTATGAGAAAGCAAATCCAGATTCGTTAGATCAGTCTCGTAAGAAAAGACTTGCTGCAGGTTCAGGAACTTCAGTACAACAAGTTAACAACCTAATCAAACAATTTGAAGAAATGCGTAAAATGATGCGTAAAGTAAACAAAATGTCTGGTATCCCAGGTATGGGTAAAAAAGGTGGAGCCAAAGGTGGTAAAAAAGGTAGTTTACGTAGCCGTTTAGGTGGTCGTAAAAAATAA
- a CDS encoding UDP-N-acetylmuramoyl-tripeptide--D-alanyl-D-alanine ligase has translation MKIEDLYSIYLEVSEISTDSRNIKENCLFFALKGGNFDGNKYAEGALKNGAKYVVVDDSTVVKSDKYIVVDDTLSTLQQLAAFHRDQFDIPVIAITGSNGKTTTKEILVKICETTFKTHATKGNFNNHIGVPLTLLAMPLDTEIALIEMGDNHVGEVAELCKIGKPNQGFVTNIGMDHIEGFGSFELNVRAKSEVFDYLIKHNGVIYINSNDAILNNMSKRMKAPIYYGSEYDFANLEFVEVNPFIVYKDRQDQVITTNLFGAYNFENILTAFCVGKYLGIEQEKMNNAIASYIPSNNRSEIFKTENNTLILDAYNANPSSMEVAIENLTKIDSSSPKGCILGDMFELGSISEEEHLRISKLAIDQNYDHCIFVGERFKSFENDQAFFFTNKEEVIAYLEEHPIDSELILIKGSRSMGLEILKNSL, from the coding sequence ATGAAAATTGAAGATTTATATAGTATCTATTTAGAAGTCAGCGAGATAAGTACTGACTCAAGAAATATTAAAGAAAACTGTCTATTTTTTGCTCTGAAAGGTGGAAATTTTGATGGTAATAAATATGCTGAAGGAGCACTTAAAAATGGTGCTAAATATGTTGTAGTAGACGATTCTACTGTAGTTAAATCTGATAAATATATTGTAGTTGATGATACCCTATCAACTTTACAGCAATTAGCAGCTTTTCATAGAGATCAATTTGATATTCCAGTAATTGCAATAACTGGATCTAATGGCAAAACCACAACAAAAGAGATCTTAGTGAAAATATGTGAGACAACTTTTAAAACACATGCAACAAAAGGTAACTTCAATAATCATATTGGCGTACCGCTAACATTGCTTGCAATGCCGTTAGATACTGAAATAGCTCTTATTGAAATGGGTGATAACCATGTAGGTGAAGTTGCTGAACTCTGTAAAATAGGAAAACCAAACCAAGGTTTTGTAACCAATATTGGGATGGATCATATAGAAGGGTTTGGAAGTTTTGAATTAAATGTTAGAGCTAAAAGTGAGGTTTTTGATTATCTGATAAAACATAATGGAGTAATCTATATTAATTCTAATGATGCCATATTAAACAATATGTCTAAGAGAATGAAAGCCCCTATTTATTACGGAAGTGAATATGATTTTGCAAATTTAGAATTTGTTGAGGTAAATCCTTTTATAGTTTATAAAGACCGACAAGACCAAGTTATAACGACTAACTTATTTGGAGCTTATAATTTTGAAAATATATTAACTGCATTTTGTGTAGGAAAATATTTAGGCATTGAACAGGAGAAAATGAACAATGCAATTGCATCATATATACCTTCAAATAATAGATCAGAAATATTTAAGACCGAGAATAATACCCTAATTTTAGATGCTTATAATGCAAACCCTTCTTCAATGGAAGTTGCAATAGAGAACCTTACTAAAATAGACAGTTCTTCACCTAAAGGATGTATCCTTGGAGATATGTTTGAATTAGGTTCTATAAGTGAGGAAGAGCATCTAAGAATTTCAAAACTTGCAATTGATCAAAATTACGATCACTGCATTTTTGTTGGAGAACGCTTTAAATCCTTTGAAAATGATCAAGCATTCTTTTTCACAAATAAAGAAGAAGTAATTGCTTATTTAGAAGAACACCCAATAGATTCTGAGCTAATTTTAATTAAAGGATCCAGAAGTATGGGGTTAGAAATATTGAAGAATTCTTTATAA
- the phhA gene encoding phenylalanine 4-monooxygenase: MYFINNQGYDKYTEEDTQVWSILFNRQMKMLPSLAENEFLNGIKTIGFKEDIIPTFEGIDDVLQTVTGWRIAPVTGLIPNKEFFELLKAKKFPSSSWFRKKSELDYLEEPDMFHDIFGHVPLLTNLDFCRYLEKMSIIALKYIDSEESIELISRLYWYTVEFGLIETQQGLRIYGAGILSSKGESEYSLFSEIPIRADFNLLEILKTPYIKDEFQKKYWVIKSYKELENSLSELDEYLAQNKKGLLKLM; this comes from the coding sequence ATGTATTTTATAAACAACCAAGGGTACGATAAGTACACAGAAGAAGATACTCAAGTTTGGAGTATTTTATTTAATAGGCAGATGAAAATGCTTCCATCTCTTGCCGAAAATGAATTTTTAAATGGTATTAAAACTATTGGTTTTAAGGAAGACATTATCCCAACATTTGAGGGGATTGATGATGTATTACAAACTGTAACAGGTTGGAGAATTGCCCCTGTAACTGGGTTAATTCCTAATAAGGAGTTTTTTGAACTTCTTAAAGCAAAAAAATTTCCTTCCTCTTCATGGTTTCGTAAAAAGAGTGAATTAGATTACCTCGAAGAACCTGATATGTTTCATGATATATTTGGTCATGTCCCCTTACTAACAAATCTTGATTTTTGTAGGTATTTGGAGAAAATGAGTATTATCGCTTTAAAATATATTGATAGCGAAGAAAGTATTGAACTCATAAGTAGATTGTATTGGTATACAGTTGAATTTGGGTTAATTGAAACTCAACAAGGACTGAGAATATATGGGGCTGGTATATTATCTTCTAAAGGTGAATCTGAGTATAGCTTATTTTCTGAAATCCCAATAAGAGCAGACTTTAATCTATTAGAAATTTTAAAAACACCCTATATAAAAGATGAATTTCAAAAAAAATACTGGGTAATAAAAAGTTACAAAGAGCTAGAAAATAGCTTGTCTGAGTTGGATGAGTATTTAGCTCAGAATAAGAAAGGACTATTAAAGCTTATGTAA
- a CDS encoding fructose-6-phosphate aldolase — protein MYIIKVKGKAKIPNYIQLRDEDFVLIAYFRADRPLTKLEKYGLEGKEEALKSVIEQLPFGKIQKLEI, from the coding sequence ATGTACATTATAAAAGTAAAAGGGAAAGCTAAAATCCCAAATTACATCCAACTTCGAGACGAAGATTTTGTATTAATTGCTTATTTTAGAGCGGATAGACCTTTAACCAAATTAGAAAAATATGGTTTAGAAGGAAAAGAAGAAGCTCTTAAGAGTGTTATTGAGCAACTTCCTTTTGGTAAGATTCAAAAATTGGAGATCTAA
- the mdh gene encoding malate dehydrogenase, producing the protein MKVTVVGAGAVGASCAEYIAIKDFADEIVLVDIKEGFAEGKAMDLMQTASLNGFDSTITGVTNDYAATAGTDVAVITSGIPRKPGMTREELIGINAGIVKTVSENLIQHSPNVIIIVVSNPMDTMTYLAAKATGLPKNRIIGMGGALDSARFKYRLAEALGCPQSDVSGMVIGGHSDVGMVPLIEKAVRNSVPVSEFLSEEQKSAIVEATKVGGATLTKLLGTSAWYAPGAAVSELVKAVALDSKKMFPCSALLEGEYGLNDLCIGVPVLIGKNGIEKIVEIELSEDEKAKLHTSAEGVKKTNALLEVNV; encoded by the coding sequence ATGAAAGTAACAGTAGTGGGTGCAGGTGCAGTAGGCGCAAGTTGTGCAGAGTATATTGCAATTAAAGATTTCGCTGACGAAATTGTGTTAGTAGATATCAAAGAAGGATTCGCAGAAGGAAAAGCAATGGACCTAATGCAAACTGCTTCTTTAAACGGTTTTGATTCTACAATCACTGGAGTAACAAACGACTATGCAGCAACTGCAGGTACTGACGTTGCTGTTATTACAAGTGGTATTCCTCGTAAGCCAGGTATGACTCGTGAAGAGCTTATCGGTATCAACGCAGGTATTGTTAAAACTGTTTCTGAGAATTTAATCCAACATTCTCCAAATGTAATTATTATCGTAGTATCTAACCCAATGGATACAATGACTTACTTAGCTGCTAAAGCTACAGGTCTTCCTAAAAACCGTATTATCGGTATGGGTGGTGCATTGGATAGTGCTCGTTTCAAATATCGTTTAGCTGAAGCTTTAGGTTGTCCTCAATCTGATGTTTCTGGTATGGTAATCGGTGGTCATTCTGACGTAGGAATGGTTCCATTGATCGAAAAGGCTGTTCGTAATTCAGTTCCTGTATCTGAATTCTTATCTGAAGAGCAAAAATCAGCAATCGTAGAGGCAACTAAGGTTGGTGGTGCTACATTAACTAAATTGTTAGGTACTTCTGCTTGGTATGCTCCAGGTGCTGCAGTTTCTGAATTAGTTAAAGCTGTTGCTTTAGATTCTAAGAAAATGTTCCCTTGTTCAGCTTTACTTGAAGGTGAGTATGGTTTAAATGATCTTTGTATCGGTGTACCAGTTTTAATTGGTAAAAACGGTATCGAGAAAATCGTTGAAATTGAACTTTCTGAAGACGAAAAAGCAAAATTACATACTTCTGCTGAAGGTGTGAAGAAAACAAACGCTCTTTTAGAAGTAAACGTTTAG
- a CDS encoding bifunctional 3,4-dihydroxy-2-butanone-4-phosphate synthase/GTP cyclohydrolase II: MAEKFKLDSIEDAIEAIKNGEIVIVVDDEDRENEGDFICAAEKVTPEIINFMSKEGRGLICCAIIEDRCEELGLELMVGKNTAAFETPFTVSVDLIGHGCTTGISASDRAKTVLALADPNVDPAILGKPGHIFPLKAKRGGVLRRTGHTEAAIDLSRLAGLEAAGVLVEIMNDDGSMARLPNLVEVAKKHNLKLISIEDLIQYRLKLEDSLVEEEIGVDMPTEFGHFNLKAFRQTNTGELHLALIKGDISDKEDPVLVRVHSSCVTGDIFGSCRCDCGPQLHGAMEMIEKEGRGVILYMNQEGRGIGLVNKLKAYKLQEEGMDTVEANKALGFKSDQRDYGVGAQILRKLGISKMNLISNNPKKRAGLIGYGLEIVDSVGIEITPNKYNKKYLETKRDKMGHNILK, encoded by the coding sequence ATGGCTGAAAAATTTAAGTTAGATTCTATCGAGGATGCTATTGAAGCAATCAAAAATGGTGAAATAGTAATTGTCGTAGATGATGAAGATAGAGAAAACGAAGGTGATTTTATCTGTGCTGCTGAAAAAGTAACACCAGAGATAATCAATTTCATGTCAAAAGAAGGACGAGGATTAATTTGCTGTGCAATAATCGAAGATCGTTGTGAAGAATTAGGATTAGAATTGATGGTTGGTAAAAATACTGCTGCATTCGAAACTCCTTTTACTGTATCTGTTGATTTAATTGGTCATGGATGTACTACAGGTATTTCTGCGAGTGATAGAGCAAAAACTGTTTTAGCTTTAGCAGATCCTAATGTAGATCCTGCTATTCTTGGAAAACCAGGTCATATTTTCCCTTTAAAGGCAAAACGTGGTGGTGTACTAAGAAGAACTGGTCATACAGAAGCTGCTATCGATTTATCTAGATTAGCAGGGTTAGAAGCAGCTGGTGTTCTTGTTGAAATCATGAATGATGATGGATCAATGGCTAGACTTCCTAACTTAGTTGAAGTTGCTAAAAAGCATAATTTGAAATTAATTAGTATTGAAGATTTAATTCAATACAGGTTAAAATTAGAAGATTCTTTAGTTGAAGAAGAAATTGGTGTTGATATGCCAACTGAGTTTGGACATTTCAATTTAAAAGCTTTCCGTCAGACTAATACTGGAGAATTGCATTTAGCATTAATCAAAGGTGATATTTCTGATAAAGAAGATCCTGTTTTAGTTAGAGTTCACTCTTCTTGTGTTACTGGTGATATCTTTGGCTCTTGTAGATGTGATTGTGGACCTCAATTACATGGAGCTATGGAAATGATTGAAAAAGAAGGAAGAGGTGTTATTCTTTATATGAATCAAGAAGGAAGAGGCATTGGTTTAGTAAATAAACTTAAGGCATATAAACTTCAGGAAGAAGGAATGGACACTGTTGAAGCAAACAAAGCTCTTGGATTTAAATCAGATCAAAGGGATTACGGTGTAGGTGCTCAAATTCTTAGAAAATTAGGAATTTCTAAAATGAACCTTATTTCTAATAACCCTAAAAAACGTGCTGGGTTAATTGGGTATGGTCTAGAAATTGTTGATTCGGTAGGTATTGAAATCACACCTAATAAATACAATAAAAAGTATTTAGAAACTAAAAGAGATAAAATGGGTCATAATATTTTAAAATAG